In Treponema sp. J25, one DNA window encodes the following:
- a CDS encoding carbohydrate-binding protein, whose product MGGWKVGDYIAFNSVDLTGKKLMNFNFATAISGSFKVVIDSYYGTQIGTFNYSSTGGWNTYKNQSINLNLSGISGAHKLYIICTSGAANLGTLTVQP is encoded by the coding sequence GTGGGCGGCTGGAAGGTGGGCGACTATATAGCCTTTAACAGCGTAGACCTGACCGGTAAGAAGCTAATGAACTTTAACTTTGCTACCGCTATTAGTGGGAGTTTTAAAGTAGTAATCGATAGTTACTATGGGACCCAGATCGGTACCTTTAACTATTCTTCGACCGGTGGCTGGAATACCTATAAGAATCAATCTATAAATCTTAACCTCAGCGGTATCTCCGGGGCTCACAAATTGTACATTATTTGTACGAGTGGGGCGGCGAATTTAGGAACCCTTACGGTACAGCCGTAA
- the rlmB gene encoding 23S rRNA (guanosine(2251)-2'-O)-methyltransferase RlmB, with protein MTYLTGFHAIEEYIKSGREANALLVAHTGPRGKAIMALAKAKQIPIQRVGEHELDKISGEHRGLALEIDATPDNRDWTIRGFIESLQEGQEALVVVLDNITDPHNYGAILRSCDQLGVNLVVVANRRSAKDAEVVARTSAGASAWVPLAVVSNLVRAVEDLKEAGFWVYGADMEGDPVYTKDLRGRTVLVMGSEGHGISRLLREVCDGMVAIPSKGRIDSLNVSVATGILLYEVLRQREVR; from the coding sequence ATGACCTATCTGACGGGCTTTCATGCTATTGAAGAATATATCAAATCCGGTCGCGAGGCGAATGCCCTTCTTGTGGCCCATACGGGGCCCCGGGGAAAGGCTATCATGGCCCTCGCAAAGGCAAAACAAATCCCTATCCAACGGGTTGGGGAACATGAACTGGATAAAATCAGCGGGGAACATCGAGGCCTTGCCCTTGAAATTGATGCCACCCCGGATAATCGGGACTGGACGATTCGGGGCTTTATTGAAAGCCTGCAAGAGGGGCAAGAGGCGCTGGTGGTGGTGTTAGATAACATTACGGACCCCCACAACTATGGGGCGATCCTTCGGTCCTGTGACCAGCTGGGGGTAAACCTGGTGGTGGTGGCGAATCGTCGTTCCGCAAAGGACGCGGAAGTGGTGGCCCGGACCAGCGCGGGGGCCAGTGCCTGGGTACCCCTCGCCGTGGTGAGTAACCTGGTTCGGGCGGTGGAGGATCTTAAAGAGGCAGGTTTCTGGGTATACGGGGCCGATATGGAAGGGGACCCGGTATATACCAAGGACCTCCGGGGCAGAACGGTCCTGGTGATGGGTAGTGAAGGCCATGGCATCTCCCGGCTTTTACGGGAAGTGTGCGATGGCATGGTAGCCATCCCTTCAAAGGGCCGGATCGATAGCCTTAACGTCTCGGTGGCTACGGGGATCCTCCTCTATGAGGTTCTTAGACAACGGGAGGTACGGTAA
- a CDS encoding DUF1284 domain-containing protein, whose product MLVILRPHHLLCLPRFQGEGYSPAFVEHLKRLIDQLVQDGQCIIHFGMDQLCEGCPNNHQGRCVSEEKVQHFDRAVIRLLQLEERLYTCAEIGMLLQQHLTEEQFNGICSSCQWFQRGICGFVVPKKIYKRLF is encoded by the coding sequence ATGCTCGTAATTCTCAGACCTCACCATTTGCTCTGTCTTCCCCGTTTCCAGGGGGAAGGCTACTCGCCGGCTTTTGTGGAGCATCTTAAACGTCTTATCGACCAGCTTGTGCAGGATGGTCAATGTATTATCCACTTTGGGATGGACCAGCTTTGTGAAGGTTGTCCCAATAATCATCAGGGGCGCTGTGTTTCAGAAGAGAAGGTCCAGCATTTTGATAGGGCGGTCATTCGACTGTTACAGCTAGAAGAGCGCTTGTATACCTGTGCTGAGATTGGTATGTTGCTTCAACAGCACCTAACAGAAGAGCAGTTTAATGGTATCTGTAGTTCTTGCCAGTGGTTTCAAAGGGGAATTTGTGGTTTTGTGGTACCTAAGAAAATCTATAAAAGACTGTTCTAA
- a CDS encoding MBL fold metallo-hydrolase, with product MAIVFYSLGAAQEVTGSKHVLEIDGKSYLIDCGAFQGSRAEADRKNREWGIPAEKIEAVILTHGHFDHCGLLPLLPKKGFRGNIFATPASRDIASLVMMDSARIQARDAEYLKKQAEKKGEHFTWTPLYTEQDAIAATSQMVSVSYHRPLWIGPAVQLEFFDAGHILGSAMAVVTVARNGSSLRIGYTGDLGRKGKPIIRDPELLPPVDYLVLESTYGDRRHDPTSDAMERLADVVRQAVQRGGKILIPAFAIERTQELVYYFHMLVDQGRIPEIPIYVDSPMATNATTIFQVHPECYDEETHQAFIKHHKNPFGFNALHFVTSVDESKALNDLEGPAIIIAADGMCEAGRIQHHLIHHIEDPSTTILIVGYMAENTLGRRIREKQPEVKIHGQWFKNRARVEVIDAFSAHADYQETIEWLESQDTSQLKGIFLVHGEKDVQRVFKEHLEKRGYKNVGIVEYGKTYDLE from the coding sequence ATGGCTATCGTTTTTTATTCCCTGGGGGCGGCCCAGGAAGTGACTGGTTCTAAGCATGTGCTGGAAATTGATGGGAAATCCTATCTTATCGATTGTGGGGCCTTTCAGGGTAGTCGGGCCGAGGCGGACCGAAAAAACCGGGAGTGGGGGATTCCCGCCGAAAAGATAGAAGCGGTTATCCTTACCCATGGGCATTTTGACCACTGTGGCTTGCTTCCCCTTTTACCCAAGAAGGGCTTTCGGGGGAACATTTTCGCTACCCCCGCCAGCCGGGATATCGCAAGCCTCGTGATGATGGATTCCGCCCGGATACAGGCCCGGGATGCGGAATACTTAAAAAAACAGGCAGAAAAAAAGGGGGAACATTTTACCTGGACGCCCCTCTATACGGAGCAGGATGCCATTGCGGCTACGAGCCAGATGGTGAGTGTTTCCTATCATCGACCCCTGTGGATTGGGCCGGCCGTACAGCTTGAATTTTTCGATGCGGGCCATATTCTTGGTTCCGCCATGGCGGTCGTGACGGTGGCCCGAAATGGTTCCTCCCTTCGCATTGGATATACGGGCGACCTGGGACGAAAGGGAAAACCCATTATCCGAGACCCGGAACTGCTGCCACCGGTGGACTACCTGGTATTGGAAAGCACCTATGGGGATCGTCGCCATGATCCCACGTCGGATGCCATGGAACGTCTGGCCGATGTGGTTCGACAGGCGGTGCAGCGGGGTGGTAAAATATTGATCCCCGCCTTTGCTATCGAACGGACCCAGGAACTGGTGTACTATTTTCACATGCTGGTAGACCAGGGGCGGATCCCCGAAATCCCCATTTATGTGGATTCTCCCATGGCAACCAATGCCACGACGATCTTCCAGGTTCATCCAGAATGCTATGACGAAGAAACCCACCAGGCCTTTATCAAGCATCACAAGAACCCCTTTGGCTTTAATGCCCTTCATTTTGTTACCAGTGTGGATGAATCCAAGGCCCTCAATGATTTAGAAGGACCGGCGATAATTATTGCAGCCGACGGTATGTGCGAAGCAGGACGGATACAACATCATCTTATCCATCATATTGAAGATCCAAGCACCACCATCCTTATCGTTGGGTATATGGCGGAAAACACCCTTGGCAGGCGGATTCGGGAAAAGCAGCCGGAGGTAAAAATTCACGGCCAGTGGTTTAAAAACCGCGCCCGGGTGGAAGTAATCGATGCCTTTAGCGCCCATGCGGATTATCAAGAAACTATCGAATGGCTTGAAAGCCAGGATACGAGCCAACTAAAAGGAATTTTCCTGGTTCATGGGGAAAAGGATGTCCAGCGGGTCTTTAAGGAGCATCTTGAGAAGCGGGGCTATAAAAATGTAGGTATTGTAGAATACGGAAAAACCTACGATTTGGAGTAA
- a CDS encoding endo-1,4-beta-xylanase yields the protein MKIFTNLGKSRFLWGTLLFLSFFALSCQSAVKPAGKTEKPAEPAAASNVQKEPEVSGPKISLAFSFDNKEEEEKLFVPNSSSKVEWVSNFGRSNNTALKVTHVEGESYVSAYNAVRLTFKEPLPAGTTYRIIAWFYAPSVGNEGKRTLTGPGVVLNEEYPRSDMKLPANFGILPVDTWKEVNVVTPFLSVPLRSIDFRLVTNDKDSHPDVWYLDDILIEQVGAIKAVEVARWDLSLPSLAVVYKDYFLVGNIMNFHETTDPDTVAMFKHHYNAVTAENDMKPQYLSPAKGVYNFTNADKLVNWALANNIKVHGHTLVWHSQSAAWLTQDASGKPLTRAEARANMEEYIKNVAGHYRGKVISWDVVNEAFDGGSMIPSDWKTVLRTASPWYRAYANGADTSKGESGADYIYDAFVFTRLVDPGATLYYNDYNETDAWKREAMALMAEDLNKKWKTDPRNTQPDRPLIEGIGLQSHYWVDNLNPVDVEKTITRLIDAGVKISITELDIPAGSYGAQRTPPLTVAEERAQARLYAQLFRIYKKYASHIERVTFWGKADHQSWRSNGSPLLFDRTFKAKEAYKAVIDPEGYLK from the coding sequence ATGAAAATTTTTACCAATTTAGGAAAAAGTAGGTTCCTCTGGGGGACCCTTTTATTTCTGTCGTTTTTTGCCCTTTCCTGCCAATCTGCCGTAAAACCGGCAGGTAAAACGGAAAAACCCGCAGAACCGGCAGCAGCTTCGAATGTCCAGAAAGAACCGGAGGTAAGCGGCCCTAAAATTAGCCTGGCCTTTTCTTTTGATAATAAGGAAGAAGAAGAAAAACTCTTTGTTCCCAATTCATCTTCTAAGGTGGAATGGGTCAGTAATTTTGGGCGGAGCAATAATACGGCCTTAAAGGTAACCCACGTAGAAGGGGAAAGCTATGTAAGTGCCTACAATGCGGTTCGACTTACCTTTAAAGAGCCACTGCCGGCCGGTACCACCTACCGAATCATTGCCTGGTTTTATGCCCCCTCTGTAGGAAATGAAGGCAAACGAACCCTGACGGGCCCGGGGGTTGTTCTGAACGAAGAATATCCCCGCAGCGATATGAAGCTCCCTGCTAATTTCGGCATTCTCCCGGTGGATACCTGGAAAGAAGTAAATGTGGTTACCCCTTTCCTTTCGGTTCCCCTTCGCAGTATCGATTTCCGACTGGTAACCAACGACAAGGATAGTCATCCCGACGTCTGGTATCTGGATGATATCCTTATCGAACAGGTGGGGGCCATTAAGGCGGTAGAAGTAGCCCGCTGGGACCTTTCTCTTCCCTCCCTTGCGGTGGTGTATAAGGACTATTTCCTGGTGGGTAACATCATGAATTTCCACGAGACCACCGACCCTGACACGGTTGCTATGTTTAAGCACCACTACAACGCGGTAACTGCGGAGAACGATATGAAACCCCAGTACCTGAGCCCTGCAAAGGGGGTGTACAATTTTACCAACGCGGATAAGCTCGTAAATTGGGCTCTGGCGAACAATATCAAGGTACATGGGCACACCCTGGTATGGCATTCCCAATCGGCTGCCTGGCTTACCCAGGACGCAAGTGGTAAGCCCCTCACCCGGGCAGAAGCGCGGGCCAATATGGAAGAGTATATCAAAAATGTGGCAGGTCACTACCGCGGGAAGGTGATCTCCTGGGATGTGGTGAATGAAGCCTTTGATGGGGGGAGTATGATCCCTTCAGACTGGAAGACGGTTTTGCGGACCGCTTCTCCCTGGTACCGGGCCTATGCCAATGGAGCGGACACAAGCAAAGGGGAAAGTGGGGCCGACTATATTTACGATGCCTTTGTGTTTACCCGCCTGGTGGATCCGGGGGCTACGCTGTACTACAACGACTACAACGAAACCGATGCCTGGAAACGGGAAGCCATGGCACTGATGGCAGAGGATTTGAATAAGAAATGGAAGACCGATCCCCGGAACACCCAGCCTGATCGTCCTCTGATTGAAGGAATCGGTCTCCAGTCCCACTATTGGGTGGATAATCTTAACCCTGTGGATGTGGAAAAAACGATTACCCGCCTTATCGATGCGGGGGTAAAGATCAGCATTACCGAACTGGATATCCCCGCCGGTTCCTATGGGGCGCAGCGAACGCCTCCGCTTACTGTTGCAGAAGAACGGGCCCAGGCGCGGCTGTATGCTCAGCTTTTTAGGATCTACAAGAAATATGCCTCCCATATCGAGCGGGTGACCTTCTGGGGAAAGGCGGATCATCAGAGCTGGCGTTCCAATGGAAGTCCCCTGCTTTTTGATAGGACCTTTAAAGCTAAGGAAGCTTATAAAGCAGTTATCGATCCAGAGGGATATTTGAAATAG
- a CDS encoding MarR family transcriptional regulator, translated as MKIKELSSSEHDQENPYEELFLSNQLCFLVYQLDRKIQALYRPLLDSLNITYPQYLVLLVLWEQRRATIGELCRLLHLDTGTISPLIRRLQQHGLVSKQRSQEDERSVLVELTEKGKQLKEQARAIPAYVASCLLHDIQEYQELRNTFQEILSRLG; from the coding sequence ATGAAAATCAAAGAATTATCATCATCAGAACACGACCAAGAAAATCCTTACGAAGAGCTTTTTCTTTCTAACCAGTTATGCTTTCTGGTGTACCAATTAGACAGAAAAATACAGGCCTTGTATCGACCTTTACTCGATTCTCTAAATATCACCTATCCCCAATATCTGGTACTCCTGGTTTTGTGGGAACAGAGGAGGGCCACTATCGGGGAGCTCTGCCGGCTTCTTCACCTTGATACGGGAACTATTTCACCTCTCATTAGACGGCTCCAGCAACATGGATTAGTAAGCAAACAACGAAGCCAGGAGGACGAGCGATCGGTCTTAGTAGAACTTACCGAAAAGGGTAAACAACTTAAAGAACAGGCCCGGGCCATCCCCGCCTATGTGGCATCATGTTTACTGCACGACATCCAGGAGTACCAGGAACTACGAAACACATTTCAGGAGATTCTCAGTCGCTTAGGGTAA
- a CDS encoding PIN domain-containing protein, producing the protein MKKVLIDLNIIIDFLNKRNFHQEAAQLINMCVEKKLAGFICAHEVTTLAYFLLKEKREKTKVINTITALLDIFNVISIDESILRDSLVSPIPDYEDAVIEVSSMKNNIDYIISRNISDFKLSRIPVYTPEQFFLL; encoded by the coding sequence ATGAAAAAGGTTCTCATTGATTTAAATATTATTATTGATTTTCTAAACAAACGTAATTTTCACCAAGAAGCGGCGCAATTAATTAATATGTGCGTTGAAAAGAAACTGGCTGGTTTTATATGTGCGCACGAAGTGACAACTTTAGCGTACTTCCTTTTAAAGGAAAAAAGAGAAAAAACTAAAGTAATAAATACCATTACCGCATTGCTAGATATTTTTAATGTGATTTCTATTGATGAATCCATATTACGCGATTCATTGGTTTCACCAATTCCTGATTATGAAGATGCAGTTATTGAAGTAAGTTCGATGAAAAATAATATTGATTATATAATCTCTCGTAATATTTCTGATTTTAAATTATCGCGAATACCTGTATACACACCGGAACAATTTTTTCTTTTATAG
- a CDS encoding glutathione peroxidase: MDSHLYDLTALTNKGTPVSLSQYKGKVLLIVNTASKCGFTPQYKGLQRLYEKYRHRGFEILAFPCDQFAHQEPGNDEEIAQFCQTTFGVTFPLMSKIEVNGPNTHPVFAWLKKEAPGLIGESIKWNFTKFLVSRDGTKVTRYAPTVEPASLESDIEKALSA; this comes from the coding sequence ATGGACAGTCATCTTTACGATCTTACGGCCCTTACAAACAAGGGAACACCCGTGTCCCTTTCCCAATACAAAGGGAAGGTATTGCTTATTGTAAACACTGCAAGCAAGTGCGGATTTACTCCCCAGTACAAGGGCTTACAGAGGCTTTACGAGAAATACCGGCATCGGGGGTTTGAAATTCTCGCGTTTCCCTGCGATCAATTTGCCCACCAGGAACCTGGGAATGACGAAGAAATAGCCCAATTCTGTCAGACTACTTTTGGGGTTACCTTTCCTCTAATGAGTAAAATCGAGGTCAATGGACCGAACACCCATCCGGTATTTGCCTGGCTTAAAAAGGAAGCCCCCGGCCTTATTGGCGAGTCCATTAAATGGAATTTTACCAAGTTTCTCGTAAGTCGAGATGGAACTAAGGTAACCCGGTATGCCCCTACCGTGGAACCGGCATCTCTTGAATCGGATATTGAAAAGGCCCTTTCAGCATGA
- a CDS encoding DUF6364 family protein — MSKKLTLNIDDELISFAHSYSKQNGLSISKLFEQYLYRLRTTIEQPQELNPKTASLYGLFQDSPIPDKKQLRKSFHEKGSH, encoded by the coding sequence ATGTCCAAGAAACTTACCCTCAATATAGATGATGAATTGATTTCCTTCGCTCATTCATATTCTAAGCAAAATGGCTTGTCAATTTCTAAGCTTTTTGAGCAATATCTTTATCGTTTACGTACCACCATAGAACAACCACAGGAACTTAACCCCAAAACAGCGAGTTTGTATGGGCTTTTCCAGGATTCTCCTATACCTGATAAAAAGCAATTGAGGAAATCCTTTCATGAAAAAGGTTCTCATTGA